From one Candidatus Woesearchaeota archaeon genomic stretch:
- a CDS encoding metallophosphoesterase family protein codes for MKILASGDIHGDMSLVKKLADRAEKEKVDLVVLCGDLTMFEQSTKNIVGPFINKKKKVLLIPGNHESVATTDFLAQLYGATSLHGYSIKYKDIGLFGCGGADIGPVRTGEDEIKKLLQRAYDGIKGMKKKIMVTHAHPSGTIMEKLSDFVPGSPSVREAVEKFKPDVLLCSHVHEAEGMEEKIGKTRVINVGKAGMIIDL; via the coding sequence ATGAAAATCCTCGCATCAGGTGACATACACGGCGACATGTCGCTGGTGAAGAAGCTCGCAGACCGTGCCGAGAAGGAGAAGGTCGACCTTGTCGTGCTTTGCGGCGACCTGACAATGTTTGAGCAGTCAACAAAGAATATAGTGGGACCCTTCATAAACAAAAAGAAAAAGGTTCTTTTGATTCCCGGAAACCATGAAAGCGTTGCAACAACTGATTTTCTTGCGCAGCTCTATGGCGCAACAAGCCTCCATGGCTATTCAATAAAATACAAGGACATTGGGCTTTTTGGGTGCGGAGGGGCTGATATAGGCCCGGTCAGGACTGGAGAGGATGAAATCAAAAAGCTGTTGCAGAGGGCCTATGATGGAATCAAGGGAATGAAGAAGAAGATTATGGTTACCCATGCCCATCCAAGCGGCACAATCATGGAAAAGCTCAGCGATTTTGTGCCTGGCAGCCCAAGTGTCCGCGAGGCAGTTGAAAAATTCAAGCCTGACGTCCTTCTTTGCAGCCATGTCCATGAAGCAGAAGGCATGGAAGAAAAAATCGGCAAGACAAGGGTAATCAATGTTGGCAAGGCAGGCATGATTATAGACCTTTAA
- a CDS encoding threonylcarbamoyl-AMP synthase, whose translation MKILTIDEFKHSKNNFGTDIKNGAVFIHPTDTIYGMGCNARLAESVLRLRELKKQRDRPLSVIAPSKEWIKKNCDSPNKIEMRRWIKKLPGPYTIILKLKNKSVICPETNNGNGTLGVRIPDHWISEIAKNLNVPLVTTSANISGKDYMTNLDDLDKPIANQVDFIIYEGEKEGHASTIINLSGEEPQIRER comes from the coding sequence ATGAAAATCCTCACAATAGATGAGTTTAAGCACTCTAAGAATAATTTTGGCACAGATATCAAGAATGGTGCGGTGTTCATTCATCCGACTGATACGATCTATGGAATGGGATGCAATGCCAGGCTGGCTGAGTCTGTGTTAAGGCTGAGGGAGCTGAAAAAACAGCGTGATAGGCCATTGTCAGTAATTGCCCCATCCAAAGAATGGATTAAGAAAAACTGTGATTCTCCCAACAAAATAGAGATGAGGCGGTGGATTAAGAAGCTTCCTGGCCCTTACACAATAATTCTCAAGCTCAAGAACAAGAGCGTAATTTGCCCGGAAACCAACAATGGGAACGGCACCTTGGGAGTCAGGATTCCTGACCATTGGATAAGCGAAATTGCAAAAAACCTGAATGTGCCCTTGGTAACCACTTCTGCAAATATAAGTGGCAAGGACTACATGACCAACCTGGATGACCTTGACAAGCCCATTGCCAACCAGGTCGATTTCATAATATATGAAGGTGAAAAGGAAGGTCATGCGTCTACTATCATAAATCTGTCAGGGGAAGAGCCCCAGATACGGGAGAGATAA